Proteins encoded together in one Quercus lobata isolate SW786 chromosome 3, ValleyOak3.0 Primary Assembly, whole genome shotgun sequence window:
- the LOC115979583 gene encoding putative disease resistance protein RGA3, producing the protein MAEGLVTDLIKLLVSTVAQEAEQEIRLVVGVDKEAKKLVDNLRAVQAVLNDAEKKQVTEDAVKVWLEKLNNVCYEMEDVVDEWNTELIKSAIQKEEEKNANSTPVLKMKQVCSFIPSPSCCFGQVDKLARRHDIAHKIKKLDGILDEITKEKDRYQFQLTNDLSPKVVERPQTTSFVDVSEICGRDSVKDDLVGMLLGKGSEEESSPHLISLVGMGGIGKTTLAQLAYNDPKVQAHFEIKVWVCVSNPFDQCKVSKEILESIEHQSPNLTALQGLLEKITIKVWGKKFFLVLDDVWMEDSIMWEPFKNALKCCAQGSRIIVTTRKSRVAEVMGSVSVTNLELLSKKDCWSVFSKIAFFDRDPKQREQLEDLGWQMVEKCKGLPLAAKTLGSLMRFKRSREEWKSILDNNLWKFEDVERSLYAPLSLSYYDLSSPLRQCFTFCAVFPKDYVFSSNELVFMWMAQGYIKSKANMEMELIARDYFEILAIRSFFHDFEKNEDNSKIKKCKMHDIVHDFAQLMSKNECFSINSDKELGLDYKIARHLQLEILKKTQFPESIYSAKNLRTLIFVYQSGYKLSTLFQHFRCLRTLSLNGDMLKELPDAVENFIHLRYFNLINYCGNGLPETICHLSNLQTLKIIIGSNEFHKLPQGISKLINLRHFILDFNNCWLNLNIEFPRGFGRLTSLRTLNYFSVSGKDDSNRCKLGELRNLNHLYGTLDINGLGSKIDACDAEHAQLKKKVDLRTLTLSFDEWDDEEIVRENDALVLNALEPPPNLEYLSIGMYRGPTMFPNWMMSLNNLKKIYIYNLSLEHLPPLGKLSSLEIVEIWVASSVKKVSVEFLGIEAPGKKKNDDKIIIIAFPNLKSLSFSYLREWEEWNGMGGEEEEDNVRFTIMPRLQHLQIRDCPKLKSLPNFLRTTPLQKFNIHYSPILEERCKRGTGEEWPKISHIPNTINVSPEEYDEEMFKAIKEGLVKVVIKEDSN; encoded by the exons ATGGCTGAGGGACTTGTTACTGATCTCATTAAGCTGTTGGTTTCAACTGTCGCTCAGGAGGCAGAACAAGAAATAAGGTTGGTCGTTGGTGTAGACAAAGAAGCCAAAAAGCTTGTAGACAATCTACGAGCTGTGCAGGCGGTGCTCAATGATGCTGAGAAAAAACAAGTTACGGAAGACGCTGTGAAGGTTTGGTTAGAAAAGCTCAACAACGTATGCTACGAGATGGAAGACGTCGTGGACGAGTGGAACACTGAATTGATCAAATCAGCAATtcagaaagaagaagaaaaaaatgctaATAGTACTCCTGTTTTGAAGATGAAGCAGGTATGCTCCTTTATCCCCTCCCCTTCATGTTGTTTTGGTCAAGTTGATAAGCTTGCTAGGCGTCATGACATTGCTCACAAGATAAAAAAGTTGGATGGAATATTAGATGAGATTACCAAAGAGAAAGATAGGTACCAGTTTCAGTTAACCAATGACCTTTCCCCTAAAGTAGTTGAGCGACCACAAACTACCTCATTTGTTGATGTGTCTGAAATATGTGGTCGTGATAGCGTTAAGGATGATCTCGTGGGCATGCTATTGGGCAAgggtagtgaagaagaaagcAGCCCCCATCTCATCTCATTAGTGGGCATGGGAGGTATTGGAAAAACGACCCTTGCTCAACTAGCCTATAATGATCCTAAGGTGCAAGCCCATTTTGAGATAAAagtgtgggtttgtgtttctaATCCTTTTGATCAGTGTAAAGTTTCCAAAGAAATCCTTGAATCTATTGAACATCAATCCCCAAACTTGACTGCATTGCAGGGTCTATTggaaaaaattactattaaagTTTGGGGAAAGaagttttttcttgttttagatGATGTGTGGATGGAAGACTCCATAATGTGGGAGCCATTCAAAAATGCACTCAAATGTTGTGCCCAAGGTAGTAGAATTATAGTTACCACACGTAAAAGTAGAGTTGCAGAGGTGATGGGAAGTGTGAGCGTAACCAATTTGGAGCTATTATCTAAGAAAGATTGTTGGTCAGTGTTTagtaaaatagcattttttgaTAGGGATCCTAAGCAACGTGAGCAACTAGAAGATCTTGGTTGGCAAATGGTAGAAAAATGCAAAGGCTTGCCACTTGCCGCAAAGACTCTAGGGAGTCTAATGCGGTTCAAGAGAAGTAGAGAAGAATGGAAGAGTATTTTGGACAACAATTTGTGGAAATTTGAAGATGTGGAAAGAAGTCTTTATGCACCATTGTCATTGAGTTATTATGATTTATCCTCACCATTGAGACAATGCTTCACATTTTGTGCTGTTTTTCCGAAAGATTATGTCTTTTCTAGCAATGAGTTGGTATTTATGTGGATGGCACAAGGATATATCAAGTCGAAGGCAAATATGGAGATGGAACTCATTGCTAGAGACTACTTTGAAATCTTAGCCATACGCTCTTTCTTCcatgattttgagaaaaatgagGATAATAGCAagataaaaaaatgcaaaatgcatGACATAGTGCATGACTTTGCACAATTGATGTCAAAAAATGAATGCTTCTCAATCAATAGTGACAAAGAGTTGGGATTAGATTATAAAATTGCCCGCCATTTGCAAttagaaattctcaaaaaaactcaatttcctGAGTCTATTTATAGTGCAAAAAATCTACGCACCCTCATTTTTGTATATCAAAGTGGTTATAAATTATCTACTTTATTCCAACATTTTAGATGTTTACGAACATTATCTTTGAATGGTGATATGCTAAAGGAACTTCCAGATGCAGTGGAAAATTTCATACATTTGAGGTATTTCAATTTAATCAATTATTGTGGAAATGGATTGCCTGAAACCATTTGTCATCTAAGCAATTTACAAACTTTGAAGATTATAATTGGTAGTAATGAGTTCCATAAATTGCCACAAGGGATTAGTAAACTAATTAACCTCAGacattttattttggatttcaataatTGTTGGTTAAACTTAAATATAGAGTTTCCAAGAGGGTTTGGAAGATTGACTTCTCTTAGaacattaaattattttagtgtAAGTGGTAAGGATGATAGCAATAGATGTAAACTAGGAGAATTAAGAAATTTGAACCACCTTTATGGGACTCTTGACATAAATGGGCTGGGGAGCAAGATAGATGCATGTGATGCCGAGCATGCACAACTAAAGAAGAAGGTAGACCTTCGTACTTTGACACTAAGTTTTGATGAATGGGATGATGAGGAAATAGTAAGGGAGAATGATGCATTAGTTCTAAATGCGTTAGAGCCACCTCCAAACTTGGAATATTTAAGCATTGGAATGTACCGGGGACCGACAATGTTTCCTAATTGGATGATGtctttaaataatttgaaaaaaatttatatttacaatttatctttgGAGCATTTGCCTCCTCTGGGGAAACTTTCGTCCCTCGAAATAGTAGAGATATGGGTGGCTTCTAGTGTGAAAAAGGTGAGTGTTGAATTTTTGGGAATAGAAGCACccggaaagaagaagaatgacgataaaataataataatagcattcCCAAATTTGAAATCTCTCTCATTTAGTTATCTACGAGAGTGGGAAGAATGGAATGGGAtgggaggagaagaagaagaagacaatgtCAGATTCACTATAATGCCACGTCTTCAACATTTGCAAATTCGTGATTGCCCAAAGTTAAAATCGTTACCGAACTTCCTTCGTACAACTCCATTACAGAAATTTAATATTCATTATAGTCCAATTCTGGAGGAACGCTGCAAAAGAGGGACAGGAGAGGAGTGGCCCAAGATTTCCCACATCCCTAATACCATAAATGTCAGCCCAGAG GAATATGATGAAGAGATGTTTAAGGCGATCAAAGAAGGGTTGGTGAAGGTGGTGATCAAAGAAGATTCTAATTAA